The DNA window aaataaaaaatacgaaGAGAGtactaatttttatatagtaatttattttatagtattttattcTACTAACCACTGTTTTTGAACTATAATCTGTTTCTTctgttatttttaaagaaaaaatatataatccttATTCATATTTATGGGCCGAGGTGGTTTGATATTGTATCATTAAATTGCGCTTTTTTGACATTGATGCATTGGCGTTTTCATTACTACCTGTAGCATCGTTTTCTCTGACAACGGCAAGAAATATCCACTATTccttttcatttatttaataaCGGTATCACGATTACAGGAGAGAAAATTGATCCAACCTTTTCATTTACTCTTGAACGCGACGTGCAGATATTTCTGTCCCACGTCGACCTGACATattatttgggttttttataaaaaaattaaacgatatattacaaacgaaaaataatatatgaataaaaaattatatatatatatatatatattcttagccaTATAAAACtcaatactagaaaataaatttagtaaaaaaacattaaaattaaatttaaatttaaagttaaaaaaaccgGCGGCTGGCCAACGTCCTCCTCGCCCGACCTCCGACCATCATCGAGGTACTGAGTCTCTACCCGGCCACTCTTTTGTTATCTGACGCTCATCTCAAAACCTGTTTCCTCGAGGTCAATTTCTGCTCCAGTTTTGGATcgatcagtttttttttcagattaaaTCCCAATCACGGTTCATCCGATCGTCGGCGTGGTCCGCGTGGAGAATGGAGCACGTGCTTTGTTGATCTGTCCTGGCATGTTTCAAAACTTTCGATCCTCTGATAttcctatcttttcgcttatacttatacttataagttaaaatttagtcGTAGTtcgctaataatatatatatatattctatttataaattattatttttttacaaatacgtcgtttgacttttttttcaatcacGCTCAAGTATGCTTAGAAAAGTTAAAAGGTTAAGCAGCTTATCAAGATCGCTCGGTGCAGGTAAAGGATGCTTCAAATTAGTAACGGCCATGTTTGGAGTTGTTCATTTTTGCCACAATTAAAACAACACGTCAATTTTGTGGAGGGTCTCCGCGAGCGTCGATGCCTCAGGACACCTCCAATGCAGGGTGCTCTCCAATTCAGGGTGCTTAGTAAGGTGCTTAATAACATGATTAAGCTAAGCACTATACTTAAGAGTTAAGTATAGTGCAGCTTAATTATGTTGTTAACCACCTCACTAAGCATCCTAAGCATCCTGTATTGGAGGTGTCCGAAGCAACGATGTCCTAGGATTAGCGTCGATTAAATCTTCGCTGGAGAAATAaactgggttttttttttgcgtaaGAATAATAAGTACCAAATCCATTTATtaaccattaaaaaatatctggagtaaaacttttattacgTGTTTTAATGACTGAAAAGTAAATGCTAAGAAATAAGTAcgatgaaattttttaaaactaactccaaatttaagttttaaaatttaatttataaacgtaaacataagtaaaaagtTAGAAGATAGGAACCTTTGGTTCATCATGTGGAACTGATTGTTCAATCCGGATTCTATAACTTTCTTTACAAAAGTCACATAAGTGAACAGTGAAATACGTCTTAATCTCCCGAATTGTACCGTGAAACACCGTAGTAGCAGTAAGAACAtagtaaaaaatactttagtGTAAAACACCGTAGCAACAGTAAGAACATAGTAAGTAAGAACATAGTAAAAATACGTATCGATCAATCTCGAACGTTCGTTATGAATCGGACGACCGAAAATACCAATTCTCTAACTTTTCTGCAGCAAGTCAGACAATCCCATTTGCTGATTGTCTGGTTCGTCATGCATGTCATATCAGTGCAGATTTTAGTCCCTGTCATATGATACtgaggcctcgtttagtttataattttttttcaaaaacatcacatcaagtatatgatcacatatttaaagtattaaacgtagtctaatttcGCTaagaaaccgcaagacgaatcttttgagcctaattaatctgtcattagcatatgtaggttactgtagcacttatggctaattactactaattaggcttaaaagattcgtctcacgatttctcccataactatgtaattagttttaatgttcatgtatatttaatgctccatttagatgtttaaaaattcgttgtaatgttttttggaaaatattttgggaactaaacaggctGAGTGTTGCCCATAGTCTTTCGAAAAGTACTAGCTAGACAATTAATAGCTCGTTGGAGTGAGATTCACACTAATTATTTGCAAATTGATGATATCGGAAAATGAAATGGTACTAGAAAGGATAACAACAGAAAAGGATGATATTTGCTGTCTTCTAGAAGAACATGTGCATGTTTGTTGTGATGATGTATGGATCCATATTGGGCGTAATGACCTCCCGTAAATATTTGTGGTTTAAGTTATAAATGTATGATTTTGTTATACCCATATTGACATTTTATTTCATACCATAGTGATTGATGAAAACTACCTGCATCCACTCACTATATATGTCACAACTATGCTGCatgtaatttgaattttgcaaGAAGTATTgtgtttaaaatattataatttgagAAATTCAGGCCTTGTTcagtttgtaattttttttaaaaaacatcgcatcggaTATAtggacacatatttaaagtattaaacgtaatctaactacaaaataaattatagattccgTCAAGAatctgcgagacgaatcttttgagcctaattaatccgtcattagtacatatagGTTAtcgtagcacttatagctaatcacgtactaattagcctcaaaagattcgtctcatgatttccgtcataatatataattagttttaatgtttatcgATGTTTAATGCTGTATTTagatattcaaaaatttgatgtgatatttttgagaaaaaattttagaaactaaacaagggcCTCATCCTCCCAAAAATAAGCCCTATTATGGATTCAGCAAGATTAATTCCACTGGCATGCTCGGGAGTTGGGAGGAGGCGAACTAACATTTATAGTTGGTACGTAATACTTCAATCAAAAACTGCATTAATAAGAATTGGAACCTTTTAAACAATATCGCCATGGTTTTAAAGGGATTGCCGTACGGTAGGACGTGATAATTGTCTAATTTATGCGATTTTCACGACCATTTTGACGATGACAATAATTATGGTTTCATTCGTGATAATCATGTGTTTAGTACATTGTCGTAACGACTTTGAAGACGACGATAATCACAGTTTCATCCATGATAATAGGACAGTTTGGTGCTTTATTGCGGCTATTCAAGAGATGGCGATAATCATGGTTTCGACCATGATAATTATGCAGTTTGATGTGATTAACATAGTGATTTTAAATTCATTCTCATTGAGCCGAACCATGCTGCCTTCAATTTTTGTTCCTCAATTAACTCAAGTTAATTCACTTTCCGACCTTTATCAACTGACTcatgtctctttttttttaaaaaaaaacaatcttcACCACTAAgcttagaaaaaaaagcatagCTATAGCCTTGTTTTTTTCGATTTTTCTACTAAatcttttcaaaattttgatttcgAACTATGTTTGCCAAACCCGATCGCCAAAAACCGTTACCATGCCATGGGGATACGTGCCATACAACCTGGGCTATGATATGGGCCTAAACGTTCCGGCCCGACTTAAATTTGGGCCACAATCCCTGCAGAGACGAGAAGGCCTACAAGAGCCCACGGTGTTTGGGTCGGTCCATCTACCACTCAGGAGTCAGGAAGGAGGACACCGggagccgccggcgacggagagctgcggagggaggccgccgccgccggcgtctaGACTCTAGCGGAGGCACTGCCATCGCTGGGGGGGAGCTGCAGCGTTGCCTCGAGGGGAAGAGCGGTGACGACCGCCGGCGCCTGGAGGGAGTGGAGGACATGCCGCGGGGGCCATGGCCGGCGCCTCGCACCGTCAGGCAAGCCGCCGAGCTCCACGCCCTCCTCACCACCTCCGGCGGCATCCTCTACCGGCCGTACGCTCACCACCTCCTCAACTCCGCCGTGAACTGCCTCCTCCCGTCCGAGCCGCTCCACCTCCGGTACGCGCTCCACGTGTTCGACCGATTgcccgcctccaccttcctccTCGGCACCGCCCTCCGCGCCTGCTTCCGCGCCGGCTCCTCGTCATGGGGAGATCCCGACCgccccttcctcctcttccgcCGGACGCGCCGGGCGGGCGTCCGCCCCGATGCCTTCGCGTTCCACTTCCTCTTCAAGTGTTCCTCCTCCCGCCCCCACGCCCTCCTGTGCACGATGCTGCACGCCGCCTGCCTGCGGACCATGCTACCGTCTGCCGCGCCGTTCGTCGCGCATTCTCTCATCCATATGTACGTTGAGCTTGGGCTCGCTGGCGATGCTCGACGGGCTTTTGATGAGATCACTGTGAAGGACGCGGTTGCCTGGACAATGGTGATCAGTGGGCTGGCCAAAATGGGCATGCTCGGCGACGCGCAGCTCCTTCTGTCTCAGGCTCCAGTGAGGGATGTGATCTCATGGACAAGTTTGATTGCTGCCTACACTCGTGCTAATCGGGCCAACGAAGCTGTTGGTTGCTTCAAGAGCATGCTTTCTGAAGGAATTGCACCGGATGAGGTTACCGTCATTGGCGTGCTCTCAGCATGCGCACAGCTCAAGGATTTGGAACTGGGCCATTCCCTGCATTTGCTTATCAAGGAGAAGGGGATGTTGATGGATGAAAATCTTGTGGTTGCACTCATCAACATGTATGCCAAGTGTGGTGACTTTGTTCATGCACAGCAGGTTTTTGATGCTATGGGTAGAGGCCCAAGGCCTCATTCATGGAATGCCATCATTGATGGATACTGCAAGCATGGACATATTGATGTTGCACGGTCTCTGTTTGATCAAATGGAGGTCTGTGATCTCATCACATTCAACTCAATGATGACTGGGTACATCCACAGTGGCCAGCTTAGAGAAGCATTGCTATTGTTCATGAACATGAGGAGACATGACCTGCGTGTTGACAGCTTTACAGTGGTGTGTCTTCTAACTGCTTGCGCAAGCTTAGGTGCATTACCACAGGGCAGGGCATTGCATGCTTTCATTGAGCAGAGGCTGGTGGAAGCAGATATATACCTTGGTACTGCACTGCTGGACATGTATATGAAATGTGGGAGGGTCGACGAGGCAACCATTGTTTTCCAACGGAT is part of the Oryza brachyantha chromosome 2, ObraRS2, whole genome shotgun sequence genome and encodes:
- the LOC102721897 gene encoding pentatricopeptide repeat-containing protein At5g66520-like: MPRGPWPAPRTVRQAAELHALLTTSGGILYRPYAHHLLNSAVNCLLPSEPLHLRYALHVFDRLPASTFLLGTALRACFRAGSSSWGDPDRPFLLFRRTRRAGVRPDAFAFHFLFKCSSSRPHALLCTMLHAACLRTMLPSAAPFVAHSLIHMYVELGLAGDARRAFDEITVKDAVAWTMVISGLAKMGMLGDAQLLLSQAPVRDVISWTSLIAAYTRANRANEAVGCFKSMLSEGIAPDEVTVIGVLSACAQLKDLELGHSLHLLIKEKGMLMDENLVVALINMYAKCGDFVHAQQVFDAMGRGPRPHSWNAIIDGYCKHGHIDVARSLFDQMEVCDLITFNSMMTGYIHSGQLREALLLFMNMRRHDLRVDSFTVVCLLTACASLGALPQGRALHAFIEQRLVEADIYLGTALLDMYMKCGRVDEATIVFQRMGKRDVHTWTAMISGLAFNGMGKAALEHFYQMRRDAVQPNSVTYIAVLTACSHSCLLSEGRLYFDEMRILYNIHPHIGHYGCMIDLLGRSGHLDEAMDLVNTMPIQPNAVIWASILSACRVHKHIDLAQCAAEHLLKLEPDEDGVYVQLYNIYIDSRQWENASKIRMLMEERQVKKTAGYSAITVAGQVHKFVVSDKSHPRILEIIAMLEEISHRLKSVGYSPLTSQITVDVDEEEKEQTLLGHSEKLAIAFGLISLAPNLPVHIIKNLRVCEDCHSAIKLISRLWNREIIVRDRSRFHHFREGKCSCDDFW